The Bacillus carboniphilus genome contains a region encoding:
- a CDS encoding plasmid pRiA4b ORF-3 family protein produces MILQLKVTLKYMKPPVWRRIQMDENMTFYDLHKILQIAFNWDDYHLHGFEIKKTNGEILRRKVLVEPDNPDDFMAKLMGASFDEQEEKIGKWLVEEKDKCIYTYDFGDDWEHEIVVEKKLPAQINTSYPHCVKAMRVAPEEDSRGDFMNIEEVATKELTAQINQQLARLHNTNKETKAK; encoded by the coding sequence ATGATCTTACAGTTAAAAGTAACACTTAAATATATGAAACCACCTGTTTGGAGACGAATTCAAATGGATGAAAATATGACGTTTTACGATCTCCATAAAATTCTTCAAATCGCCTTTAATTGGGACGATTATCATCTACATGGGTTTGAGATTAAGAAAACAAATGGAGAAATTCTTCGTCGCAAAGTTCTTGTGGAACCCGATAATCCAGATGATTTTATGGCTAAACTAATGGGAGCTTCGTTTGATGAACAAGAAGAAAAAATAGGGAAATGGCTAGTTGAAGAAAAAGATAAATGCATCTATACATACGATTTCGGAGACGATTGGGAACACGAAATCGTCGTTGAAAAAAAGCTCCCTGCTCAAATAAATACTAGTTATCCCCATTGTGTGAAAGCAATGCGAGTAGCACCAGAAGAAGATAGCCGTGGAGACTTTATGAATATTGAGGAAGTGGCGACTAAAGAGTTAACAGCACAAATTAATCAGCAGCTAGCGAGACTTCACAATACTAATAAAGAAACAAAAGCAAAATAA
- a CDS encoding plasmid pRiA4b ORF-3 family protein, with protein MRIQCTKKLLDELNVPVAVKEEEDPFYSWHANLIKLGRKKTVVLVNDLTRYMVVLFGLKAKDIREIETLIPRAIQETFQAENIKEEVIEQYIQNAGSIIFSKTKDRTYVARMNKSGEEVYYFEDLINEEQMIQSELGFRVSKLLVGNGKNAYIYPNKEIYKQLEEMANQAIFYSEAIELKVTLLLENHSVWRKFVVPSNITFSRLHKTLQVCFGWRDSHLHDYLLYPDKDVAEPILNIVSNEEAFDYQGNTPMKKEEGLKLIDFLPSKIVYNYDFGDNWQHVIEVVKTIEDYDVNYPKCLDGEGNSPPEDVGGEPGYEDFLKIIEDKDHPEHDEMVNWGKMQGYKEFDLNQINGMLKI; from the coding sequence ATGCGTATTCAATGTACGAAAAAGCTACTCGATGAATTAAACGTGCCAGTCGCTGTAAAAGAAGAGGAAGATCCTTTCTATTCATGGCATGCCAACCTTATCAAGCTGGGGCGGAAAAAGACAGTTGTGTTAGTGAACGATTTAACCCGATATATGGTTGTCCTTTTTGGATTAAAAGCAAAAGATATTAGGGAGATTGAAACGTTGATCCCTAGAGCCATTCAGGAGACGTTTCAAGCAGAGAACATAAAAGAAGAGGTTATCGAACAGTATATTCAAAATGCTGGGAGTATCATTTTCTCGAAAACGAAAGACCGGACGTATGTTGCGAGAATGAACAAATCAGGCGAAGAAGTGTATTATTTTGAAGATCTCATCAACGAAGAGCAAATGATTCAATCCGAGCTAGGATTTAGAGTAAGTAAATTGTTAGTAGGGAACGGAAAAAATGCTTATATTTATCCAAACAAAGAAATTTACAAGCAACTTGAAGAAATGGCGAATCAGGCAATTTTTTATTCAGAAGCCATTGAGTTAAAAGTGACTCTATTACTAGAGAACCATTCCGTTTGGCGAAAATTCGTCGTTCCTTCAAATATCACCTTCAGCCGTTTACATAAAACGTTGCAAGTCTGCTTTGGCTGGCGAGATTCGCATTTACATGATTACTTACTGTACCCAGATAAAGATGTAGCAGAGCCTATCTTAAACATTGTCAGTAATGAAGAGGCTTTTGATTATCAAGGCAACACGCCAATGAAGAAGGAAGAAGGATTAAAACTAATCGATTTTCTTCCGTCTAAAATTGTTTATAATTATGATTTCGGTGATAATTGGCAGCATGTAATAGAGGTGGTTAAAACCATTGAAGATTACGATGTGAATTACCCGAAGTGTCTCGATGGAGAGGGCAATAGTCCTCCAGAGGATGTTGGCGGAGAACCTGGCTACGAAGATTTCTTGAAAATTATAGAAGATAAGGATCATCCTGAACACGACGAGATGGTGAATTGGGGGAAAATGCAAGGGTATAAGGAATTTGATCTTAATCAAATCAATGGGATGCTTAAAATATGA
- a CDS encoding winged helix-turn-helix domain-containing protein encodes MSSNFNGQINHTIKELLADGQEHSRKEIIEYIIEKFNNKDVTKELCSSRLSELIVTREITIVERGIYKLTPETITLHEECIDTLTNAILGLQRTANKINILSISDEEQKTLEKIKLSISHIKDDIKTFDEV; translated from the coding sequence ATGAGTTCCAATTTTAATGGTCAAATTAACCACACGATTAAGGAACTTTTAGCGGATGGTCAAGAGCACAGTAGAAAGGAAATTATCGAGTACATCATAGAAAAATTCAACAATAAGGATGTAACAAAGGAGTTATGTTCATCAAGACTAAGCGAATTAATTGTAACGAGAGAGATTACAATCGTAGAACGAGGCATTTACAAATTGACACCAGAAACAATCACACTGCACGAAGAGTGCATCGACACCTTAACGAATGCCATTTTAGGCTTACAACGTACGGCAAATAAGATCAATATACTTTCCATTTCTGATGAAGAACAAAAAACGCTCGAAAAGATTAAACTATCAATCAGTCACATTAAAGATGACATAAAAACCTTCGATGAAGTGTAA
- a CDS encoding MraY family glycosyltransferase, which translates to MFFWIVGITNSINLVDGLDGLAGGVSVIAMTSILVLASINNDVMVIALTVILIGSTCGFLVFNFHPAKIFMGDTGSLFLGYCISILSLHGLYKSVTLFSLVIPIIILAIPIFDTFFAIIRRILNKQKISDPDKSHLHHCLLQLGFTHRQTVLIIYAIGTFFGISAIIFSNSTLWGALIIISVLVLLIQITAELIGLIGKHQPLLNTFRRIMERS; encoded by the coding sequence CTGTTTTTTTGGATTGTCGGTATTACTAATTCAATCAATTTAGTTGATGGTCTTGATGGCTTAGCTGGAGGGGTCTCCGTAATTGCAATGACTTCTATTCTAGTGCTAGCTTCAATAAACAACGATGTAATGGTGATCGCTCTTACAGTGATATTAATTGGAAGTACATGTGGATTTCTCGTGTTTAATTTTCATCCCGCTAAAATTTTCATGGGTGATACAGGCTCATTATTTCTAGGCTATTGTATCTCTATTTTGTCATTGCATGGCCTTTATAAAAGTGTCACTTTATTCAGCTTAGTTATCCCAATTATTATTTTAGCAATCCCGATATTTGATACTTTTTTTGCCATAATCAGAAGAATACTAAACAAGCAAAAAATTTCGGATCCTGATAAATCTCATCTTCATCATTGTTTACTACAATTAGGTTTTACTCACAGACAGACGGTTTTAATCATCTATGCAATTGGAACATTTTTTGGTATTAGTGCCATTATCTTTTCAAATTCGACACTATGGGGTGCTTTAATCATCATAAGTGTTTTAGTCCTTCTCATTCAAATTACGGCTGAATTAATAGGATTAATAGGAAAACACCAGCCGCTATTAAACACATTTAGGAGAATAATGGAGCGTTCGTAG
- a CDS encoding HAD-IB family hydrolase, with product MNKITLFDLDKTLIKSDSMFLFLCYGIKKNPFTSFIIFPILVSTILYKLKFISAKKAKEYYYYPINYLQEEEIKTFYEQILKDKLYKEAVKELKRRKKEGYYNLVISASPYAYIKYFKEHPYIDDVIGTELYMHEGRYTNKILGNNCKGKEKVVRINKHLENKGLKINFEQSYAYSDSLSDSPMFSLVQNKYVINYRGKTNLQKKNWK from the coding sequence ATGAATAAAATTACATTATTTGATTTAGATAAAACGTTGATTAAAAGTGACTCTATGTTCCTATTTTTATGTTATGGAATTAAAAAGAATCCTTTTACTTCCTTTATCATTTTTCCTATACTCGTATCCACAATCCTTTACAAACTTAAATTTATTTCAGCAAAAAAAGCAAAAGAATATTATTATTACCCTATTAATTATCTACAAGAAGAAGAAATTAAAACGTTTTATGAACAAATACTTAAAGATAAGCTTTATAAAGAAGCCGTTAAAGAGCTAAAAAGAAGAAAAAAAGAAGGATATTATAATTTGGTCATATCCGCCTCTCCCTATGCTTATATAAAGTACTTTAAGGAACATCCATACATTGATGATGTAATTGGGACTGAACTTTATATGCATGAAGGGAGATATACAAATAAAATTTTAGGGAATAATTGTAAAGGGAAAGAAAAGGTAGTAAGGATCAATAAACACTTAGAAAATAAAGGTCTAAAGATCAATTTTGAACAGTCCTATGCCTATTCGGATTCATTATCAGACTCACCTATGTTTTCACTCGTACAAAACAAGTATGTCATTAATTATAGAGGTAAAACAAACTTGCAAAAGAAAAACTGGAAGTGA
- a CDS encoding ATP-binding protein → MGAILLAKDLSKFPNQKRKSVRVIIYKGKDRIETVREQEGGKGYAAGFEGLIGFIDNLLPRNEVIGKALRKEVTMYPELSVQELVANGIIHQDLALRGTGPMIEIFTDRMEITNPGTPLVNTERFLDNPPRSRNESLASFMRRVGGGDETPPILCSFVKIKISY, encoded by the coding sequence TTGGGGGCTATTTTACTTGCAAAAGATCTATCTAAATTCCCTAACCAAAAGCGAAAATCAGTCCGAGTAATTATTTACAAGGGAAAAGATAGAATTGAAACTGTTCGTGAACAAGAAGGTGGAAAGGGTTATGCTGCTGGGTTTGAAGGTTTAATAGGGTTCATTGATAACCTTTTACCAAGAAATGAAGTGATCGGTAAAGCTCTAAGAAAAGAAGTGACTATGTACCCTGAACTCTCAGTCCAAGAGTTAGTGGCAAATGGAATTATTCATCAAGACTTAGCGTTACGTGGAACTGGTCCAATGATTGAAATTTTTACCGATAGAATGGAAATAACTAATCCAGGGACTCCATTAGTTAATACAGAACGGTTTTTAGATAACCCTCCAAGATCAAGAAACGAATCACTTGCTTCTTTTATGCGAAGAGTAGGGGGAGGTGATGAAACACCTCCTATTCTATGTTCATTTGTAAAAATAAAAATCAGTTATTAG